In one window of Nitrospira sp. DNA:
- a CDS encoding septal ring lytic transglycosylase RlpA family protein, with the protein MMNRVLQTRRRMYHLIAALCCLSLGACSWVPKGESQLDVGIKERGIASWYGEQFHGKQAANGEIFDMGALTAAHRTLPLGSMIRVTNLTNGKHVRVRINDRGPYVNGRILDLSLAAADRLGMVAGGLSVIQLEVIGDRRPDFMLAAEESAQSTSPLLSVHRLNQPELRVLPVSVLAHADPTMTPVHRLPPTDILLQRRLRRVGSMLAADHTAHTENVTLILG; encoded by the coding sequence ATGATGAATCGAGTCCTACAAACACGCAGACGGATGTATCACCTGATTGCCGCACTCTGCTGTCTTTCCCTGGGAGCCTGTTCGTGGGTTCCCAAAGGGGAGTCGCAGCTGGACGTCGGGATCAAGGAGCGGGGCATTGCGTCCTGGTACGGGGAGCAGTTTCATGGGAAACAGGCTGCGAACGGGGAGATTTTCGACATGGGCGCCCTGACGGCGGCTCACCGGACCCTGCCTCTCGGGAGCATGATTCGGGTCACCAATTTGACCAACGGCAAGCATGTGCGGGTCCGCATCAACGATCGGGGCCCCTATGTGAACGGGCGCATTCTCGATCTGTCTCTGGCGGCGGCGGATCGTTTGGGCATGGTTGCTGGGGGCCTGTCTGTGATTCAGCTTGAGGTGATCGGGGATCGCCGGCCGGACTTCATGCTGGCAGCGGAAGAGTCGGCGCAGTCCACCTCTCCCCTGTTGAGTGTGCATCGTCTCAATCAGCCGGAGTTGCGGGTTCTGCCGGTCTCGGTGCTGGCCCATGCGGACCCCACCATGACGCCGGTCCATCGGCTGCCCCCCACGGATATCCTCTTGCAGCGTCGTCTCCGGCGGGTGGGATCGATGCTGGCTGCCGACCATACCGCCCACACGGAAAACGTCACATTGATTCTTGGCTAG
- a CDS encoding ATP-dependent helicase has translation MEREIKTYVLKRSDDEAAPRKLSIDYAAALNQQQLAAVTAGEGPSLVIAGAGSGKTRTLVYRVAYLIDSGVDPSNILLLTFTRKSAQEMLQRAGELIGARSERVCGGTFHSVANLLLRRYGRSIGVEPGFTILDRGDAEDLIALVRSQLGLNEKDKRFPRKGTIMEMISKSENTLRSLEEIILEEFSHFGDHMDDLSRLKHAYQAAKRQKQLLDYDDLLVMLRQLLLMDESARATISRQYRYILVDEYQDTNRLQAEVVRKLAASHNNVMVVGDDSQSIYAFRGATFKNIMEFPQLFPGTQMYKLEENYRSTQPILNLANCIIEEAAEKYTKRLFTRKIDGPLPSLVEAAGENAQSRFIAQKILELREEGVPLSEVAVLFRSSFHSFDLEIELSRKGLPFIKRGGVKFIETAHVKDLLAHVRVIANPLDTVSWNRVLMLVEGVGPKKAHDLLAAIVKTGQPFDVLRGVSGRSGPGLKNLANTLESLSGADDRSPAEQVNHIYEYYLPLLKEQYDDYPKRTRDLDHLHTIAEGYPAVDAFLADLALEPPDGSAADVEAPDRDDERLVLSTIHSAKGLEWQAVFVIWVVDGKFPSVYSFVADEDLEEERRLFYVSVTRAKRHLFLTYPINVYDKTSGMLLSKPSRFLDHVPSDLFDTLALVEEGGRGDWGSYRDSDY, from the coding sequence ATGGAACGAGAAATTAAAACCTATGTCCTGAAGCGCTCCGATGATGAAGCTGCGCCGCGCAAGCTGTCGATCGACTATGCCGCGGCGTTGAACCAGCAGCAGTTGGCCGCGGTCACGGCAGGTGAAGGTCCGTCGCTGGTGATCGCCGGGGCAGGGAGCGGTAAGACGCGCACGCTGGTGTATCGCGTGGCTTATTTGATCGACTCGGGTGTCGATCCGTCGAATATTCTCCTCCTCACGTTCACCCGCAAATCGGCGCAGGAAATGTTGCAGCGGGCCGGCGAACTGATCGGCGCGCGCAGCGAGCGGGTGTGCGGGGGGACCTTCCACTCTGTCGCCAATCTCTTGCTGCGCCGTTATGGCCGGTCGATCGGCGTGGAGCCGGGGTTCACGATTCTGGATCGCGGCGATGCGGAGGATTTGATCGCGCTGGTTCGCTCGCAGCTTGGATTGAATGAGAAAGATAAGCGCTTCCCCCGCAAGGGCACGATCATGGAGATGATCAGCAAGAGCGAGAACACGCTCCGCTCGCTGGAAGAGATCATCCTCGAAGAGTTCAGCCACTTCGGCGACCATATGGATGACCTGAGCCGTCTGAAGCATGCCTATCAGGCGGCGAAGCGGCAGAAGCAGCTTCTGGATTATGATGATCTGCTGGTGATGCTGCGCCAGCTCTTGCTGATGGATGAGTCGGCGCGGGCGACGATCTCGCGGCAGTACCGCTATATTCTTGTCGATGAGTACCAGGATACGAACCGGTTGCAGGCCGAGGTCGTTCGGAAGCTGGCGGCGTCGCATAATAATGTGATGGTGGTCGGCGACGATTCGCAGTCGATCTATGCGTTTCGCGGGGCGACGTTCAAAAATATTATGGAGTTCCCGCAGCTCTTCCCCGGCACGCAGATGTATAAGCTGGAAGAGAACTACCGCAGCACACAGCCGATTCTCAATTTGGCGAACTGCATCATTGAGGAAGCGGCGGAGAAATACACCAAGCGGCTCTTCACGCGGAAGATCGACGGGCCGTTGCCCTCGCTGGTCGAGGCGGCGGGGGAGAATGCGCAGTCGCGGTTTATCGCCCAGAAGATTCTGGAGTTGCGCGAAGAGGGCGTGCCGCTCAGTGAAGTGGCGGTGCTGTTCCGCTCCAGCTTCCATTCGTTCGATCTGGAAATCGAGTTGTCGCGCAAGGGCCTGCCCTTCATCAAGCGCGGGGGCGTCAAATTTATCGAGACGGCGCATGTGAAGGATCTGCTCGCGCATGTGCGGGTGATCGCCAATCCGCTGGATACGGTGAGCTGGAATCGGGTCTTGATGCTGGTCGAGGGCGTGGGGCCGAAGAAGGCGCATGACCTGCTGGCGGCGATTGTGAAAACCGGTCAGCCGTTCGATGTGTTACGCGGGGTGAGCGGCCGGTCTGGGCCTGGGCTCAAGAATCTGGCGAATACGCTGGAGAGTCTCTCGGGGGCCGACGATCGCTCGCCCGCCGAACAGGTGAATCATATCTATGAATATTATCTGCCCCTTCTGAAGGAGCAGTACGACGATTACCCCAAGCGCACGCGGGATCTCGATCATCTTCACACCATCGCGGAAGGGTACCCGGCGGTGGATGCGTTTCTGGCGGACCTCGCATTGGAGCCGCCGGACGGCAGCGCGGCGGATGTCGAAGCCCCGGACCGTGACGATGAGCGGCTGGTGCTCTCCACGATTCACTCCGCCAAGGGGCTGGAGTGGCAAGCAGTGTTTGTGATCTGGGTGGTGGACGGGAAGTTTCCGTCGGTGTATTCCTTCGTGGCGGATGAGGATCTGGAGGAAGAGCGGCGGTTATTTTATGTGTCGGTGACGAGGGCGAAACGCCACCTCTTCCTCACGTACCCGATCAACGTGTACGACAAGACCAGCGGGATGTTGCTGTCGAAGCCGTCCCGTTTTCTCGATCACGTTCCATCGGATCTTTTCGACACGCTTGCGCTGGTCGAGGAGGGCGGACGGGGCGATTGGGGCAGCTATCGGGACTCTGATTATTAA
- a CDS encoding DUF4350 domain-containing protein, with protein sequence MRLKTLPLGIIGILLSVAGLVGYSLRPDWLWPVTIAEGLGLLCLMLFFIFHFEAVKAFSARRSTHMGANSILMILLVVAILVIVNFLASRHSMRWDLSENQNFTLAPQTHRVLRNLPHDVKVTVFTREKDPGYQGYKERLESYRQAATKLTVEFVDPERQPKIAQNYGIFRTDTAVFESNGQTIRVTSPSEVELTGALLRISKDAKKRIVFLEGHSERSLEDKERNGLSSAKEALIKQGYEIATVSLLKETAVPENTSVLVIAGPQRQVTKDEQDRIQAYVDKGGHLLLMVDPDTQTELGPLLAHYGLGLGPGVLVDLQDRLAQGDLTALLVRTFTEHDITQDLTSAVLFPLSRHLTFDEQAGKDWDYVPLARTSPNSWAETNLQGRVVSLNEGEDIKGPLPMAAALAPKKEPEEGKPRPTLVVVGNSAFATNAFFNFPGNSDFFLRTAGWLAEERDLISIAPKEPALRPFIPNPTQERTLLYIQVLFLPIMTFVTGIMVWRKRRRL encoded by the coding sequence ATGAGACTCAAAACCCTGCCGCTCGGCATCATCGGAATCCTGCTCTCAGTCGCCGGCCTCGTGGGCTACAGCCTCAGGCCCGACTGGCTCTGGCCTGTCACCATCGCTGAAGGACTGGGGCTGCTCTGCCTGATGCTGTTCTTCATCTTCCACTTCGAAGCCGTGAAAGCCTTTTCCGCGCGCCGCTCCACCCACATGGGCGCCAATAGCATCCTGATGATCCTGCTCGTCGTGGCCATTCTGGTGATCGTGAACTTCCTGGCCTCGCGGCACTCGATGCGCTGGGACCTGTCGGAGAACCAGAACTTCACCCTGGCGCCCCAAACCCACCGCGTGCTGCGCAACCTGCCGCACGACGTCAAAGTGACGGTCTTCACGCGGGAAAAAGACCCGGGCTATCAAGGCTACAAAGAACGGCTGGAAAGTTATCGCCAGGCCGCGACGAAACTGACCGTCGAATTCGTCGATCCCGAGCGGCAGCCGAAGATCGCGCAGAACTACGGCATCTTCCGGACCGATACCGCCGTGTTCGAGAGCAACGGCCAGACCATCCGCGTCACCTCTCCCTCGGAAGTCGAACTCACCGGCGCGCTGCTACGCATTTCCAAAGACGCCAAGAAGCGCATCGTCTTCCTTGAAGGCCATAGCGAGCGCAGCTTGGAAGACAAAGAACGGAACGGGCTCTCGTCGGCGAAAGAGGCGCTGATCAAGCAGGGCTATGAAATCGCCACAGTCTCGCTTCTCAAGGAAACGGCCGTGCCGGAGAACACGTCAGTACTCGTGATTGCGGGGCCTCAGCGCCAAGTGACCAAGGACGAGCAGGACCGGATTCAAGCTTATGTCGACAAGGGCGGCCATCTGCTCTTGATGGTGGATCCCGATACCCAGACGGAGTTGGGACCGCTGCTCGCGCATTACGGCCTGGGGCTCGGCCCCGGCGTGCTCGTAGACCTGCAAGACCGGCTGGCGCAGGGCGACCTGACCGCGTTATTGGTCCGCACGTTTACAGAACATGACATCACCCAGGACCTAACCTCTGCGGTGCTCTTTCCCCTGTCCCGCCACCTGACCTTCGACGAGCAGGCCGGCAAGGATTGGGATTACGTGCCGCTGGCCAGAACCTCGCCGAACAGCTGGGCTGAAACGAATCTGCAGGGCCGTGTCGTCAGCCTCAACGAGGGGGAAGATATTAAAGGACCGTTGCCCATGGCGGCGGCGCTCGCGCCGAAGAAGGAACCGGAAGAGGGGAAGCCCAGACCGACGCTCGTCGTCGTCGGCAATTCCGCGTTCGCCACGAACGCGTTCTTCAACTTCCCCGGCAACAGCGACTTTTTCCTGCGCACCGCCGGCTGGCTGGCCGAAGAACGGGATCTCATTTCCATTGCGCCCAAGGAACCGGCGCTCCGGCCCTTCATCCCCAATCCCACGCAAGAACGGACACTGCTGTACATTCAGGTCCTCTTCCTTCCGATCATGACCTTCGTGACCGGCATCATGGTCTGGAGAAAACGCCGCCGTTTGTAA
- a CDS encoding ATP-binding cassette domain-containing protein, whose translation MIEVHNITKRYGNITAIDRVTFSVAKGEVLAFLGPNGAGKTTTMRILTCFMPATEGTARVAGFDCADQPMDVKRSIGYVPETPPVYQEFTVSEYLTFVGNLRGMTGKALTAGIDRSIEKLALGNVRHRLIGNLSRGYRQRVGLAQAVLHDPPVLILDEPTVGLDPKQIIEIRELIKSLAGSHSVILSTHILPEATAVCQRVVIISGGRIVAEDTPDQLSARLRHSEKISVTIKNPPDDCLAALQTIPGILHVFPAQPAGTFLLECALGEDKRDEIARFIIAHQWGLLELRTISMTLEDVFLQLTRHEEGLSDPAQLVTEQPGAVQEAAS comes from the coding sequence ATGATCGAAGTTCACAACATTACCAAGCGGTATGGGAATATCACGGCCATCGACCGGGTCACGTTTTCCGTGGCCAAGGGCGAAGTGTTGGCCTTTCTCGGCCCCAATGGCGCCGGTAAAACGACCACCATGCGCATCCTCACCTGCTTTATGCCGGCCACGGAAGGCACGGCGCGGGTGGCGGGATTCGATTGCGCCGATCAGCCAATGGACGTCAAACGGAGTATCGGCTACGTGCCGGAGACCCCGCCGGTCTACCAGGAATTCACCGTTTCCGAATACCTCACCTTTGTGGGCAATCTGCGCGGCATGACGGGGAAGGCCCTGACCGCCGGCATTGACCGGTCCATCGAAAAACTGGCCCTGGGAAATGTCCGCCACCGCCTGATCGGCAACCTGTCCCGCGGCTACCGGCAGCGTGTCGGCCTCGCGCAGGCCGTCTTGCACGATCCGCCCGTGCTGATCCTCGACGAGCCGACGGTCGGACTCGACCCGAAACAAATCATCGAAATCCGTGAATTGATCAAGAGCCTCGCCGGCTCCCATTCGGTGATTCTCAGCACGCACATCCTGCCCGAGGCGACCGCCGTCTGCCAGCGCGTCGTCATCATCAGCGGCGGCCGAATCGTCGCCGAAGATACGCCCGACCAGCTCTCGGCCCGGCTGCGGCATTCGGAAAAGATTTCCGTCACCATTAAAAATCCTCCGGACGATTGCCTGGCCGCGCTGCAGACGATCCCGGGCATTCTCCATGTCTTCCCCGCGCAGCCGGCCGGCACCTTTCTCTTAGAATGTGCGCTGGGCGAGGACAAGCGCGACGAGATCGCCCGCTTTATCATTGCGCATCAGTGGGGGCTCCTCGAATTGCGAACCATTTCCATGACACTCGAGGACGTCTTCCTCCAACTCACCAGGCATGAAGAAGGCCTCTCAGATCCGGCCCAGCTCGTGACCGAGCAGCCCGGCGCCGTGCAGGAGGCCGCCTCATGA
- a CDS encoding HEAT repeat domain-containing protein: MEHQGDDSHTANPSSATPASDELTDQVADALALGEAPVGAEAAATATDTVALEEERVKDEIEIQIDLLSDPDWVVRREAVITLGEMGDERCVEPLARALRDGDWQVREVAIEALGQVGSPAVDTLLKLLRDWDVRKYAIGALGKIRDERVLDPLMQQLKNDEFKDDAINALVELGAPSVPKLVAALKDKDEMVRQQAVLGLGRIKSAEAIDPLIAMLQDKDWFTRLTAAAALESIGDERGREAIKPMLKDPDMVVKMRIERILAKWKKAPVSQPANA, from the coding sequence ATGGAACACCAAGGCGACGATTCCCATACAGCCAATCCTTCTTCAGCCACTCCTGCGAGTGATGAATTGACCGATCAGGTGGCCGACGCGCTGGCGCTCGGCGAGGCCCCTGTGGGCGCGGAGGCGGCAGCCACGGCAACCGACACGGTGGCGCTCGAAGAAGAGCGGGTCAAGGATGAGATCGAAATCCAAATCGATCTGCTCAGCGATCCGGACTGGGTCGTGCGCCGGGAAGCGGTCATTACACTGGGGGAAATGGGCGATGAGCGCTGCGTGGAGCCGTTGGCTCGCGCGCTGCGTGACGGAGACTGGCAGGTCCGCGAAGTCGCCATTGAGGCGCTCGGGCAGGTCGGTTCTCCGGCCGTCGACACCTTGCTCAAGTTGTTGCGTGACTGGGATGTGCGCAAGTATGCGATCGGGGCGTTGGGCAAAATCCGCGACGAACGCGTCCTGGACCCGCTCATGCAGCAGCTCAAGAACGACGAGTTTAAAGACGATGCCATCAATGCCTTGGTCGAGCTCGGCGCGCCGTCGGTGCCCAAGCTGGTCGCGGCGCTGAAGGATAAGGACGAAATGGTCCGCCAGCAGGCCGTCTTGGGCCTTGGCCGGATCAAGAGCGCTGAGGCCATCGATCCGTTGATCGCCATGTTGCAAGATAAAGATTGGTTCACGCGCCTGACGGCAGCGGCGGCGCTCGAATCGATCGGCGACGAGCGGGGGCGCGAGGCGATCAAGCCGATGCTCAAGGATCCGGATATGGTCGTGAAGATGCGTATCGAGCGGATTCTGGCGAAGTGGAAGAAGGCCCCGGTGTCCCAGCCGGCGAACGCCTAG
- a CDS encoding HEAT repeat domain-containing protein: MAGLAVALVLTFGTGLAAAASASEKEAAAHFKSGDYPAVVKLFQDLPADAIPSKELLRLSLQSYVKLGRGEDALKLYARMKTAGQPDDVSLLRPLALSLITSRVRDSKEHVRIAAYTVLAELGLPETASVLEDGLLDSSILVRARAAEAIGKAGLAAKSGALKRALTDEAPSVRIAAMNALGDARVADIKPHLIHIGRTEEGAEAIFAYAALYKLGQTDTLIDITNAATLPDAEVRMAALGVLGRLKRPASLAVLSQAVYDPNPSVRAFAAGALGEFGSPGGVAPLTHALGDDMAMVRGVAAGSLGRLGLKENRPLLQALTTDPSIQVRASAAESLLRLGDTSVLLLAADLARNPDPSIRGAAAQALSATSDKQALSVLQALLQDQQPLPRLMAAKALGKVSGPVIPILLKGLQDSDEAVRIAAAGSLLRQTTRATQSARHP; this comes from the coding sequence GTGGCAGGCCTGGCCGTCGCCCTGGTCCTGACATTCGGGACAGGCCTGGCGGCCGCCGCCTCAGCGTCAGAAAAGGAAGCGGCCGCCCACTTCAAGTCCGGAGACTATCCCGCCGTCGTCAAACTCTTTCAGGACCTTCCGGCGGACGCCATCCCCTCGAAAGAACTCCTCCGGCTCTCACTGCAGAGCTACGTGAAGCTTGGACGCGGCGAAGACGCCCTCAAGCTCTATGCACGCATGAAAACCGCTGGGCAACCCGATGACGTGAGCCTCCTCCGTCCGCTGGCCCTCAGTCTCATTACCAGCCGTGTGCGCGACTCCAAAGAGCATGTGCGCATTGCCGCCTACACGGTGCTTGCGGAGCTCGGCTTGCCGGAGACCGCATCGGTGCTGGAAGACGGCCTGCTGGACTCCTCCATCCTCGTGCGCGCCCGCGCAGCGGAAGCCATCGGGAAAGCGGGGCTGGCCGCGAAATCGGGCGCGCTGAAGCGCGCCCTCACCGACGAAGCCCCCAGTGTCCGCATCGCGGCCATGAATGCGCTGGGCGATGCCCGCGTCGCGGACATCAAACCGCATCTGATCCATATCGGCCGCACCGAAGAAGGCGCTGAGGCCATCTTCGCCTATGCCGCGCTCTATAAACTGGGACAAACCGATACCCTGATCGACATCACGAATGCAGCCACCCTCCCGGATGCGGAAGTGCGCATGGCGGCACTCGGCGTCCTTGGCCGGCTGAAACGGCCCGCGAGCCTGGCCGTCTTGAGCCAGGCCGTCTATGATCCCAACCCGTCCGTCCGCGCCTTCGCCGCAGGAGCGCTCGGAGAGTTCGGATCGCCCGGCGGTGTGGCGCCGCTGACGCATGCGTTGGGCGATGACATGGCCATGGTCCGGGGGGTCGCGGCAGGGAGCCTGGGCCGGCTGGGCCTTAAAGAAAACCGACCCTTGCTGCAAGCCCTCACGACCGATCCCAGCATCCAGGTCCGGGCCAGCGCAGCGGAAAGCCTCTTGCGCCTGGGCGACACGTCGGTGCTGCTCTTGGCGGCGGATCTCGCCCGCAATCCCGATCCATCGATCCGTGGCGCGGCCGCGCAAGCCCTCAGCGCGACCTCGGACAAACAGGCACTCTCCGTCCTGCAAGCGCTGCTGCAAGACCAGCAACCCCTGCCGCGCCTGATGGCCGCCAAGGCGCTCGGAAAAGTCTCCGGGCCGGTCATTCCGATTTTGTTGAAAGGCCTGCAAGACTCTGACGAGGCCGTGCGGATAGCCGCCGCCGGCAGCCTCTTGCGGCAGACGACCCGCGCCACGCAATCGGCGCGCCATCCGTAA
- the glgP gene encoding alpha-glucan family phosphorylase yields MDTAESSNPAPKHLPLSLIRLAELSQNLWWSWKLEARQLFELIDPTLWYFTHHNPVRLLAEVTPERLQALAQDPTFLRQYSAVMKTFDEYRQGQGTWFGKAYGQPQTPSIAYFSAEFGLHISIPIYSGGLGILAGDHCKEASDLGVPLVGIGFMYPQGYFRQRITPEGWQEAAYAPFNREESPIRPALTPSGAPCKISVVMGHRTVAAQVWKVDVGRVALYLLDTDVPENSPENRALSARLYGGDQEIRLCQEILLGIGGVRMLRELGMAPTVFHANEGHSAFLTLERIREFVQKGSTHAEASELVRQSTVFTTHTPVPAGHDVFPHHLMDRYFAGYWEQLGLSRDEFLRLGDTPDSGGQGFNMTALAIRQAAHINGVSREHGQVSRHMWQHMWPGLAADLVPIRSVTNGIHAPTWIGPEMSQLYSKFLGPDWAERCDDQALWQRVRDIPDHELWAVRKLMTRKLMRFIRERARTGWIHGQLQPSQVIARGTLLDPEALTLGFARRFATYKRATLLFRDLERLKRLLQNHWRPVQLVFAGKAHPADEPGRYFIHEVVNFCHDHKLGGHIAFLEDYDMHMAKFLVQGVDVWLNTPRFPLEASGTSGMKAALNGVINCSVLDGWWKEGYNGANGWGIDPLPPSDDHQQQDEHDAEELYRLLEEEVVPLYYQRDLDGTPRGWLQMVKECIRTVAPQFCTKRMVKDYVGTMYSGASARTPRSW; encoded by the coding sequence GTGGATACTGCTGAGTCCTCCAATCCTGCGCCGAAACACCTGCCGCTCAGCCTGATCCGCCTGGCCGAGCTGTCGCAAAATCTCTGGTGGAGCTGGAAACTGGAGGCCCGGCAGCTCTTCGAGCTGATCGATCCCACGCTCTGGTACTTCACCCATCACAACCCTGTCCGCCTGCTCGCGGAAGTGACGCCGGAACGGCTTCAGGCACTGGCCCAAGATCCGACCTTCCTCCGGCAATACTCGGCCGTGATGAAAACCTTCGACGAATACCGCCAGGGACAGGGAACCTGGTTCGGCAAGGCCTATGGCCAGCCCCAAACTCCTTCCATCGCGTACTTTTCAGCCGAGTTCGGCTTGCACATCTCTATCCCGATTTATAGCGGTGGCCTCGGCATTCTCGCGGGCGACCACTGCAAGGAAGCCAGCGACCTCGGTGTGCCGCTCGTCGGCATCGGGTTCATGTACCCGCAGGGCTATTTCCGCCAGCGGATCACGCCCGAAGGATGGCAGGAAGCCGCCTACGCGCCGTTTAACCGGGAAGAATCGCCCATTCGCCCGGCGCTCACTCCCTCCGGCGCCCCCTGCAAAATCTCCGTGGTCATGGGCCATCGGACCGTCGCCGCACAGGTGTGGAAAGTCGATGTCGGCCGCGTCGCATTGTATCTCCTCGATACCGATGTGCCGGAAAACAGCCCGGAGAACCGGGCCCTCTCGGCGCGTCTCTACGGCGGCGATCAGGAAATCCGCCTGTGCCAGGAAATCCTGCTCGGCATCGGCGGAGTCCGCATGCTCAGAGAGTTGGGCATGGCCCCCACCGTGTTCCATGCAAACGAGGGGCATTCGGCCTTTCTGACGCTCGAACGCATTCGCGAATTCGTCCAGAAGGGCTCGACCCACGCCGAGGCCAGCGAACTCGTGCGCCAAAGCACCGTCTTCACCACGCACACCCCCGTTCCGGCCGGCCACGATGTCTTCCCGCATCATCTGATGGATCGCTACTTCGCCGGCTATTGGGAGCAGCTCGGACTCAGCCGCGATGAATTTCTTCGTTTGGGGGACACCCCGGATTCGGGCGGGCAGGGATTCAACATGACCGCCCTCGCCATTCGCCAGGCCGCCCATATCAATGGCGTCAGCCGAGAACATGGCCAGGTCTCCCGCCACATGTGGCAGCATATGTGGCCGGGACTGGCGGCCGATCTCGTCCCGATTCGGAGCGTGACCAACGGCATCCATGCGCCGACCTGGATCGGACCGGAGATGAGCCAGCTCTACAGCAAGTTTCTCGGACCGGACTGGGCCGAGCGCTGCGACGACCAGGCCCTGTGGCAACGCGTGCGCGATATTCCTGATCACGAACTCTGGGCGGTGCGGAAACTCATGACCCGCAAGCTGATGCGCTTCATCCGGGAGCGCGCCAGGACGGGCTGGATTCACGGCCAGCTCCAGCCCTCGCAGGTCATTGCCCGAGGGACGTTGCTCGATCCGGAAGCGCTCACCCTGGGCTTTGCCCGCCGCTTTGCCACCTATAAACGGGCCACGCTCCTCTTCCGTGACCTGGAGCGGCTCAAGCGGCTCTTGCAGAATCACTGGCGGCCGGTGCAGCTGGTGTTCGCCGGCAAGGCGCATCCCGCCGACGAGCCGGGACGCTACTTCATTCATGAAGTCGTGAACTTCTGCCACGATCACAAGCTCGGCGGCCACATCGCCTTCCTCGAAGACTACGACATGCACATGGCCAAGTTCCTCGTGCAGGGAGTCGATGTGTGGCTCAATACTCCCCGCTTCCCGCTGGAAGCCAGCGGCACCAGCGGCATGAAGGCGGCGCTGAACGGCGTCATCAATTGCAGCGTGCTCGATGGCTGGTGGAAAGAAGGGTACAACGGGGCGAACGGCTGGGGCATTGACCCGCTGCCGCCATCGGACGACCACCAGCAGCAGGACGAACATGACGCCGAAGAACTCTACCGGCTACTCGAAGAAGAAGTGGTGCCGCTCTACTACCAGCGCGATCTCGATGGCACCCCGCGCGGGTGGCTGCAGATGGTGAAAGAATGCATCCGAACCGTGGCCCCGCAATTCTGCACCAAGCGCATGGTCAAGGACTACGTCGGCACCATGTACAGTGGGGCCTCGGCACGCACCCCCCGCTCGTGGTAA
- a CDS encoding ABC transporter permease subunit: MTPVQAVIAKELRGYFVSPIVYVVGAIFLLIFGLLSYLYVVFAGYQAIQLMQMQGGQAQLNLNDLVFRNLFASMRFVLLIILPILTMRLFAEERKLRTFEFLMTSPIGINEIVAGKFVSVFLVFLGLLGLTGLVPTTLMLFSDFDWNPIWTGYLGMALLGALFLSVGLLASAMTENQIVAAFLSFGMLLIIWLISGLGTLMGDTTLGQVISYVSFMEHYDRLVRGLIDTKDLVYFFSSLVLMLFLTHRVVESSRWK; the protein is encoded by the coding sequence ATGACCCCCGTCCAAGCGGTGATCGCCAAGGAGCTGCGCGGCTACTTCGTCTCCCCGATCGTCTACGTGGTGGGCGCCATCTTTCTGTTGATCTTCGGGCTCTTGTCGTACCTCTACGTCGTCTTTGCCGGCTATCAGGCCATCCAGCTCATGCAGATGCAGGGCGGGCAGGCGCAGCTGAACTTGAACGATCTCGTGTTCCGCAACCTCTTCGCCAGCATGCGCTTCGTTCTGCTGATCATATTGCCGATCCTGACCATGCGCCTGTTTGCCGAAGAACGGAAATTGCGCACGTTTGAATTTCTCATGACCTCCCCCATCGGCATCAATGAGATCGTGGCCGGCAAGTTTGTCAGTGTCTTCCTGGTCTTCCTGGGCCTCCTCGGCTTGACCGGACTGGTCCCAACGACCCTGATGCTCTTCAGCGATTTCGACTGGAACCCCATCTGGACCGGCTATCTCGGCATGGCCTTGCTCGGCGCCCTGTTTCTCTCCGTCGGCCTCCTGGCCTCCGCGATGACGGAAAATCAGATCGTGGCGGCCTTCCTGAGTTTCGGCATGCTCCTGATCATCTGGCTGATTTCCGGCCTGGGCACGCTCATGGGCGACACCACGCTCGGACAAGTGATCTCCTACGTGTCGTTCATGGAGCATTACGACCGCCTCGTGCGCGGCCTGATCGACACCAAGGATCTGGTCTATTTCTTCAGTAGCCTCGTGCTCATGCTCTTTCTGACCCACCGGGTGGTGGAATCGTCGCGGTGGAAATGA